Proteins encoded by one window of Chrysemys picta bellii isolate R12L10 chromosome 10, ASM1138683v2, whole genome shotgun sequence:
- the ERI2 gene encoding ERI1 exoribonuclease 2 isoform X3 yields the protein MARIRLEPSQVSGQSFDYLIIIDFESTCWKDGKRHYSQEIIEFPAVLLNTSTGEIESEFHMYVQPEEHPILSEFCTELTGIKQNQVDEGVPLNICLSQFSKWIQKIQKEKKIIFNSDVSSHSVSEAKSSTFVTWSDWDLGVCLQYECKRKQLRKPDILNSWIDLRATYKLFYNRKPKGLNGALQDLGIEFAGREHSGLDDSRNTARLAWRMICDGCVMKITKSLDKVHPKKNSVSRSLNVNPTEENPLGSDDGAETSAKDRICNSSCLAENEHNKIDKMVINSNVKGKDQQESSSTSSSANVHVGSRISTKIDGCGQTQSCLPPRIGRLPVPFGQLQASHCNLLTGIQNGLNNGHLISTSKYSSSVLGSGLVLVSTTISSVNISNVDISTSSDCLSMLADWEDVALIPESQHEENTDSVKLKDDPDAKTSSVSGEGMVLKEPAMKNSDFECLEQRNEHLEASKSIVYKSPNTTIYDVGLAQRQALNCSAFKLPSAKVNATLSSTVLTGNHSTPFSQTPKRKPSSPKTLPPSKKQSFTVHEDEAASSDQPLSLRNSSSYKVPTVILNSTVCLNQSLKAVKSDKLTPPLCNCGRRAKRLNVSSAGPNHGEVFYSCPVGKHEGKKRGCGYFKWEHVLLKEKSTNAISTLSPTAAGLTSPGINSDSSGNSHRKYPGLRPSMRT from the exons ATGGCAAGAATCAGACTAGAACCAAGTCAAGTAAGTG GGCAGTCGTttgactatttaattattattgACTTTGAGTCTACATGTTGGAAAGATGGTAAACGTCATTACAGCCAGGAAATAA ttgaATTTCCAGCAGTTTTGTTAAACACTTCAACTGGAGAGATTGAATCTGAATTCCACATGTACGTCCAGCCTGAGGAACATCCAATTCTTTCTGAATTTTGTACTGAACTAACTGGCATAAAGCAG AATCAAGTTGATGAAGGGGTTCCTCTCAATATTTGCTTATCACAATTTTCTAAGTGGATTCAAAAGATacaaaaggagaagaaaataatTTTCAATTCAGATGTTTCAAGCCATTCTGTTTCTGAAGCAAAATCAAGTACCTTTGTTACTTGGTCAG ACTGGGATCTGGGGGTTTGTTTGCAGTATGAGTGCAAAAGGAAGCAGCTGCGAAAACCTGATATTTTAAACTCTTGGATTGATCTCAGAGCAACATACAAG ctcTTCTACAATAGAAAGCCAAAAGGACTAAATGGTGCTTTACAGGATCTGGGGATAGAATTTGCAGGACGGGAACATTCTG GGTTGGATGATTCTCGGAATACTGCCCGTCTTGCTTGGAGGATGATCTGTGATGGATGTGTGATGAAAATTACTAAATCTTTGGATAAG GTACATCCAAAGAAGAATTCGGTGTCCAGATCTTTGAATGTGAACCCCACTGAAGAGAATCCACTGGGAAGTGATGATGGTGCTGAAACTTCAGCTAAAGATAGAATTTGCAACAGCAGCTGTCTAGCTGAGAATGAACATAATAAAATTGATAAAATGGTTATAAACTCCAATGTAAAGGGAAAAGACCAGCAAGAGTCCAGTTCTACAAGTTCCTCTGCAAATGTCCATGTTGGATCTAGAATCAGTACAAAGATTGATGGATGTGGTCAAACCCAAAGCTGCTTACCTCCACGTATTGGCAGACTTCCTGTTCCCTTTGGACAACTACAGGCTTCTCATTGTAATTTACTGACGGGCATCCAGAATGGATTAAATAATGGACATCTTATTTCTACTTCCAAGTATAGCTCTTCAGTACTTGGTTCAGGGCTAGTGCTTGTCTCCACTACTATTTCCTCTGTTAATATCTCTAATGTAGATATAAGTACTAGTTCTGATTGTTTATCTATGTTGGCTGATTGGGAAGATGTAGCTTTAATACCAGAATCACAGCATGAAGAAAATACAGACTCTGTGAAGCTTAAAGATGACCCAGATGCAAAGACTTCATCAGTCTCTGGAGAAGGGATGGTTTTGAAAGAACCAGCTATGAAGAATTCAGACTTTGAATGTTTGGAGCAACGTAATGAACATTTGGAGGCTTCTAAGTCTATTGTGTACAAAAGTCCTAATACTACTATCTATGATGTAGGATTAGCCCAAAGGCAAGCCTTAAATTGTTCTGCTTTTAAGTTACCATCTGCGAAGGTAAATGCTACTTTATCAAGTACAGTATTAACTGGAAATCATTCCACCCCTTTCTCTCAGACTCCTAAGAGGAAACCATCTAGTCCGAAAACTTTACCTCCATCAAAAAAACAGTCATTCACTGTACATGAAGATGAAGCTGCATCTTCTGATCAGCCCCTATCTTTGAGAAATTCAAGTTCATACAAAGTGCCTACTGTTATCTTAAACTCCACAGTTTGCCTGAACCAATCTTTAAAAGCTGTGAAAAGTGACAAACTAACTCCACCCTTATGTAATTGTGGTCGAAGGGCTAAAAGACTAAATGTGTCCAGTGCTGGTCCAAATCATGGCGAAGTATTCTACAGTTGTCCTGTTGGAAAACATGAAGGGAAGAAGAGAGGCTGTGGATATTTCAAGTGGGAGCATGTACTTCTAAAGGAAAAATCCACTAATGCTATTTCTACTCTTTCCCCCACTGCAGCTGGTTTAACATCTCCTGGAATAAACTCAGATTCTTCAGGAAATTCTCACAGGAAATATCCGGGTCTCAGACCTTCTATGAGAACTTGA
- the ERI2 gene encoding ERI1 exoribonuclease 2 isoform X2: MATKQLARQLGLIRKSSITSSNGKNQTRTKSRQSFDYLIIIDFESTCWKDGKRHYSQEIIEFPAVLLNTSTGEIESEFHMYVQPEEHPILSEFCTELTGIKQNQVDEGVPLNICLSQFSKWIQKIQKEKKIIFNSDVSSHSVSEAKSSTFVTWSDWDLGVCLQYECKRKQLRKPDILNSWIDLRATYKLFYNRKPKGLNGALQDLGIEFAGREHSGLDDSRNTARLAWRMICDGCVMKITKSLDKVHPKKNSVSRSLNVNPTEENPLGSDDGAETSAKDRICNSSCLAENEHNKIDKMVINSNVKGKDQQESSSTSSSANVHVGSRISTKIDGCGQTQSCLPPRIGRLPVPFGQLQASHCNLLTGIQNGLNNGHLISTSKYSSSVLGSGLVLVSTTISSVNISNVDISTSSDCLSMLADWEDVALIPESQHEENTDSVKLKDDPDAKTSSVSGEGMVLKEPAMKNSDFECLEQRNEHLEASKSIVYKSPNTTIYDVGLAQRQALNCSAFKLPSAKVNATLSSTVLTGNHSTPFSQTPKRKPSSPKTLPPSKKQSFTVHEDEAASSDQPLSLRNSSSYKVPTVILNSTVCLNQSLKAVKSDKLTPPLCNCGRRAKRLNVSSAGPNHGEVFYSCPVGKHEGKKRGCGYFKWEHVLLKEKSTNAISTLSPTAAGLTSPGINSDSSGNSHRKYPGLRPSMRT, from the exons ATGGCGACCAAGCAGCTGGCCCG GCAACTTGGATTAATTAGAAAAAGTTCCATAACTTCCTCAAATGGCAAGAATCAGACTAGAACCAAGTCAA GGCAGTCGTttgactatttaattattattgACTTTGAGTCTACATGTTGGAAAGATGGTAAACGTCATTACAGCCAGGAAATAA ttgaATTTCCAGCAGTTTTGTTAAACACTTCAACTGGAGAGATTGAATCTGAATTCCACATGTACGTCCAGCCTGAGGAACATCCAATTCTTTCTGAATTTTGTACTGAACTAACTGGCATAAAGCAG AATCAAGTTGATGAAGGGGTTCCTCTCAATATTTGCTTATCACAATTTTCTAAGTGGATTCAAAAGATacaaaaggagaagaaaataatTTTCAATTCAGATGTTTCAAGCCATTCTGTTTCTGAAGCAAAATCAAGTACCTTTGTTACTTGGTCAG ACTGGGATCTGGGGGTTTGTTTGCAGTATGAGTGCAAAAGGAAGCAGCTGCGAAAACCTGATATTTTAAACTCTTGGATTGATCTCAGAGCAACATACAAG ctcTTCTACAATAGAAAGCCAAAAGGACTAAATGGTGCTTTACAGGATCTGGGGATAGAATTTGCAGGACGGGAACATTCTG GGTTGGATGATTCTCGGAATACTGCCCGTCTTGCTTGGAGGATGATCTGTGATGGATGTGTGATGAAAATTACTAAATCTTTGGATAAG GTACATCCAAAGAAGAATTCGGTGTCCAGATCTTTGAATGTGAACCCCACTGAAGAGAATCCACTGGGAAGTGATGATGGTGCTGAAACTTCAGCTAAAGATAGAATTTGCAACAGCAGCTGTCTAGCTGAGAATGAACATAATAAAATTGATAAAATGGTTATAAACTCCAATGTAAAGGGAAAAGACCAGCAAGAGTCCAGTTCTACAAGTTCCTCTGCAAATGTCCATGTTGGATCTAGAATCAGTACAAAGATTGATGGATGTGGTCAAACCCAAAGCTGCTTACCTCCACGTATTGGCAGACTTCCTGTTCCCTTTGGACAACTACAGGCTTCTCATTGTAATTTACTGACGGGCATCCAGAATGGATTAAATAATGGACATCTTATTTCTACTTCCAAGTATAGCTCTTCAGTACTTGGTTCAGGGCTAGTGCTTGTCTCCACTACTATTTCCTCTGTTAATATCTCTAATGTAGATATAAGTACTAGTTCTGATTGTTTATCTATGTTGGCTGATTGGGAAGATGTAGCTTTAATACCAGAATCACAGCATGAAGAAAATACAGACTCTGTGAAGCTTAAAGATGACCCAGATGCAAAGACTTCATCAGTCTCTGGAGAAGGGATGGTTTTGAAAGAACCAGCTATGAAGAATTCAGACTTTGAATGTTTGGAGCAACGTAATGAACATTTGGAGGCTTCTAAGTCTATTGTGTACAAAAGTCCTAATACTACTATCTATGATGTAGGATTAGCCCAAAGGCAAGCCTTAAATTGTTCTGCTTTTAAGTTACCATCTGCGAAGGTAAATGCTACTTTATCAAGTACAGTATTAACTGGAAATCATTCCACCCCTTTCTCTCAGACTCCTAAGAGGAAACCATCTAGTCCGAAAACTTTACCTCCATCAAAAAAACAGTCATTCACTGTACATGAAGATGAAGCTGCATCTTCTGATCAGCCCCTATCTTTGAGAAATTCAAGTTCATACAAAGTGCCTACTGTTATCTTAAACTCCACAGTTTGCCTGAACCAATCTTTAAAAGCTGTGAAAAGTGACAAACTAACTCCACCCTTATGTAATTGTGGTCGAAGGGCTAAAAGACTAAATGTGTCCAGTGCTGGTCCAAATCATGGCGAAGTATTCTACAGTTGTCCTGTTGGAAAACATGAAGGGAAGAAGAGAGGCTGTGGATATTTCAAGTGGGAGCATGTACTTCTAAAGGAAAAATCCACTAATGCTATTTCTACTCTTTCCCCCACTGCAGCTGGTTTAACATCTCCTGGAATAAACTCAGATTCTTCAGGAAATTCTCACAGGAAATATCCGGGTCTCAGACCTTCTATGAGAACTTGA
- the ERI2 gene encoding ERI1 exoribonuclease 2 isoform X1 → MAGRARAAPRPGAAGAGGSFRPGAEGGDGDQAAGPVRTIEAALGAGGNGGGRQLGLIRKSSITSSNGKNQTRTKSRQSFDYLIIIDFESTCWKDGKRHYSQEIIEFPAVLLNTSTGEIESEFHMYVQPEEHPILSEFCTELTGIKQNQVDEGVPLNICLSQFSKWIQKIQKEKKIIFNSDVSSHSVSEAKSSTFVTWSDWDLGVCLQYECKRKQLRKPDILNSWIDLRATYKLFYNRKPKGLNGALQDLGIEFAGREHSGLDDSRNTARLAWRMICDGCVMKITKSLDKVHPKKNSVSRSLNVNPTEENPLGSDDGAETSAKDRICNSSCLAENEHNKIDKMVINSNVKGKDQQESSSTSSSANVHVGSRISTKIDGCGQTQSCLPPRIGRLPVPFGQLQASHCNLLTGIQNGLNNGHLISTSKYSSSVLGSGLVLVSTTISSVNISNVDISTSSDCLSMLADWEDVALIPESQHEENTDSVKLKDDPDAKTSSVSGEGMVLKEPAMKNSDFECLEQRNEHLEASKSIVYKSPNTTIYDVGLAQRQALNCSAFKLPSAKVNATLSSTVLTGNHSTPFSQTPKRKPSSPKTLPPSKKQSFTVHEDEAASSDQPLSLRNSSSYKVPTVILNSTVCLNQSLKAVKSDKLTPPLCNCGRRAKRLNVSSAGPNHGEVFYSCPVGKHEGKKRGCGYFKWEHVLLKEKSTNAISTLSPTAAGLTSPGINSDSSGNSHRKYPGLRPSMRT, encoded by the exons ATGGCCGGAAGAGCTCGGGCTGCTCCGCGCCCCGGAGCGGCCGGGGCAGGCGGCTCCTTCCGGCCAGGTGCTGAGGGCGGAGATGGCGACCAAGCAGCTGGCCCGGTGCGGACCATAGAGGctgcactgggggcggggggcaatgGAGGGGGGAG GCAACTTGGATTAATTAGAAAAAGTTCCATAACTTCCTCAAATGGCAAGAATCAGACTAGAACCAAGTCAA GGCAGTCGTttgactatttaattattattgACTTTGAGTCTACATGTTGGAAAGATGGTAAACGTCATTACAGCCAGGAAATAA ttgaATTTCCAGCAGTTTTGTTAAACACTTCAACTGGAGAGATTGAATCTGAATTCCACATGTACGTCCAGCCTGAGGAACATCCAATTCTTTCTGAATTTTGTACTGAACTAACTGGCATAAAGCAG AATCAAGTTGATGAAGGGGTTCCTCTCAATATTTGCTTATCACAATTTTCTAAGTGGATTCAAAAGATacaaaaggagaagaaaataatTTTCAATTCAGATGTTTCAAGCCATTCTGTTTCTGAAGCAAAATCAAGTACCTTTGTTACTTGGTCAG ACTGGGATCTGGGGGTTTGTTTGCAGTATGAGTGCAAAAGGAAGCAGCTGCGAAAACCTGATATTTTAAACTCTTGGATTGATCTCAGAGCAACATACAAG ctcTTCTACAATAGAAAGCCAAAAGGACTAAATGGTGCTTTACAGGATCTGGGGATAGAATTTGCAGGACGGGAACATTCTG GGTTGGATGATTCTCGGAATACTGCCCGTCTTGCTTGGAGGATGATCTGTGATGGATGTGTGATGAAAATTACTAAATCTTTGGATAAG GTACATCCAAAGAAGAATTCGGTGTCCAGATCTTTGAATGTGAACCCCACTGAAGAGAATCCACTGGGAAGTGATGATGGTGCTGAAACTTCAGCTAAAGATAGAATTTGCAACAGCAGCTGTCTAGCTGAGAATGAACATAATAAAATTGATAAAATGGTTATAAACTCCAATGTAAAGGGAAAAGACCAGCAAGAGTCCAGTTCTACAAGTTCCTCTGCAAATGTCCATGTTGGATCTAGAATCAGTACAAAGATTGATGGATGTGGTCAAACCCAAAGCTGCTTACCTCCACGTATTGGCAGACTTCCTGTTCCCTTTGGACAACTACAGGCTTCTCATTGTAATTTACTGACGGGCATCCAGAATGGATTAAATAATGGACATCTTATTTCTACTTCCAAGTATAGCTCTTCAGTACTTGGTTCAGGGCTAGTGCTTGTCTCCACTACTATTTCCTCTGTTAATATCTCTAATGTAGATATAAGTACTAGTTCTGATTGTTTATCTATGTTGGCTGATTGGGAAGATGTAGCTTTAATACCAGAATCACAGCATGAAGAAAATACAGACTCTGTGAAGCTTAAAGATGACCCAGATGCAAAGACTTCATCAGTCTCTGGAGAAGGGATGGTTTTGAAAGAACCAGCTATGAAGAATTCAGACTTTGAATGTTTGGAGCAACGTAATGAACATTTGGAGGCTTCTAAGTCTATTGTGTACAAAAGTCCTAATACTACTATCTATGATGTAGGATTAGCCCAAAGGCAAGCCTTAAATTGTTCTGCTTTTAAGTTACCATCTGCGAAGGTAAATGCTACTTTATCAAGTACAGTATTAACTGGAAATCATTCCACCCCTTTCTCTCAGACTCCTAAGAGGAAACCATCTAGTCCGAAAACTTTACCTCCATCAAAAAAACAGTCATTCACTGTACATGAAGATGAAGCTGCATCTTCTGATCAGCCCCTATCTTTGAGAAATTCAAGTTCATACAAAGTGCCTACTGTTATCTTAAACTCCACAGTTTGCCTGAACCAATCTTTAAAAGCTGTGAAAAGTGACAAACTAACTCCACCCTTATGTAATTGTGGTCGAAGGGCTAAAAGACTAAATGTGTCCAGTGCTGGTCCAAATCATGGCGAAGTATTCTACAGTTGTCCTGTTGGAAAACATGAAGGGAAGAAGAGAGGCTGTGGATATTTCAAGTGGGAGCATGTACTTCTAAAGGAAAAATCCACTAATGCTATTTCTACTCTTTCCCCCACTGCAGCTGGTTTAACATCTCCTGGAATAAACTCAGATTCTTCAGGAAATTCTCACAGGAAATATCCGGGTCTCAGACCTTCTATGAGAACTTGA
- the ERI2 gene encoding ERI1 exoribonuclease 2 isoform X4: MYVQPEEHPILSEFCTELTGIKQNQVDEGVPLNICLSQFSKWIQKIQKEKKIIFNSDVSSHSVSEAKSSTFVTWSDWDLGVCLQYECKRKQLRKPDILNSWIDLRATYKLFYNRKPKGLNGALQDLGIEFAGREHSGLDDSRNTARLAWRMICDGCVMKITKSLDKVHPKKNSVSRSLNVNPTEENPLGSDDGAETSAKDRICNSSCLAENEHNKIDKMVINSNVKGKDQQESSSTSSSANVHVGSRISTKIDGCGQTQSCLPPRIGRLPVPFGQLQASHCNLLTGIQNGLNNGHLISTSKYSSSVLGSGLVLVSTTISSVNISNVDISTSSDCLSMLADWEDVALIPESQHEENTDSVKLKDDPDAKTSSVSGEGMVLKEPAMKNSDFECLEQRNEHLEASKSIVYKSPNTTIYDVGLAQRQALNCSAFKLPSAKVNATLSSTVLTGNHSTPFSQTPKRKPSSPKTLPPSKKQSFTVHEDEAASSDQPLSLRNSSSYKVPTVILNSTVCLNQSLKAVKSDKLTPPLCNCGRRAKRLNVSSAGPNHGEVFYSCPVGKHEGKKRGCGYFKWEHVLLKEKSTNAISTLSPTAAGLTSPGINSDSSGNSHRKYPGLRPSMRT; the protein is encoded by the exons ATGTACGTCCAGCCTGAGGAACATCCAATTCTTTCTGAATTTTGTACTGAACTAACTGGCATAAAGCAG AATCAAGTTGATGAAGGGGTTCCTCTCAATATTTGCTTATCACAATTTTCTAAGTGGATTCAAAAGATacaaaaggagaagaaaataatTTTCAATTCAGATGTTTCAAGCCATTCTGTTTCTGAAGCAAAATCAAGTACCTTTGTTACTTGGTCAG ACTGGGATCTGGGGGTTTGTTTGCAGTATGAGTGCAAAAGGAAGCAGCTGCGAAAACCTGATATTTTAAACTCTTGGATTGATCTCAGAGCAACATACAAG ctcTTCTACAATAGAAAGCCAAAAGGACTAAATGGTGCTTTACAGGATCTGGGGATAGAATTTGCAGGACGGGAACATTCTG GGTTGGATGATTCTCGGAATACTGCCCGTCTTGCTTGGAGGATGATCTGTGATGGATGTGTGATGAAAATTACTAAATCTTTGGATAAG GTACATCCAAAGAAGAATTCGGTGTCCAGATCTTTGAATGTGAACCCCACTGAAGAGAATCCACTGGGAAGTGATGATGGTGCTGAAACTTCAGCTAAAGATAGAATTTGCAACAGCAGCTGTCTAGCTGAGAATGAACATAATAAAATTGATAAAATGGTTATAAACTCCAATGTAAAGGGAAAAGACCAGCAAGAGTCCAGTTCTACAAGTTCCTCTGCAAATGTCCATGTTGGATCTAGAATCAGTACAAAGATTGATGGATGTGGTCAAACCCAAAGCTGCTTACCTCCACGTATTGGCAGACTTCCTGTTCCCTTTGGACAACTACAGGCTTCTCATTGTAATTTACTGACGGGCATCCAGAATGGATTAAATAATGGACATCTTATTTCTACTTCCAAGTATAGCTCTTCAGTACTTGGTTCAGGGCTAGTGCTTGTCTCCACTACTATTTCCTCTGTTAATATCTCTAATGTAGATATAAGTACTAGTTCTGATTGTTTATCTATGTTGGCTGATTGGGAAGATGTAGCTTTAATACCAGAATCACAGCATGAAGAAAATACAGACTCTGTGAAGCTTAAAGATGACCCAGATGCAAAGACTTCATCAGTCTCTGGAGAAGGGATGGTTTTGAAAGAACCAGCTATGAAGAATTCAGACTTTGAATGTTTGGAGCAACGTAATGAACATTTGGAGGCTTCTAAGTCTATTGTGTACAAAAGTCCTAATACTACTATCTATGATGTAGGATTAGCCCAAAGGCAAGCCTTAAATTGTTCTGCTTTTAAGTTACCATCTGCGAAGGTAAATGCTACTTTATCAAGTACAGTATTAACTGGAAATCATTCCACCCCTTTCTCTCAGACTCCTAAGAGGAAACCATCTAGTCCGAAAACTTTACCTCCATCAAAAAAACAGTCATTCACTGTACATGAAGATGAAGCTGCATCTTCTGATCAGCCCCTATCTTTGAGAAATTCAAGTTCATACAAAGTGCCTACTGTTATCTTAAACTCCACAGTTTGCCTGAACCAATCTTTAAAAGCTGTGAAAAGTGACAAACTAACTCCACCCTTATGTAATTGTGGTCGAAGGGCTAAAAGACTAAATGTGTCCAGTGCTGGTCCAAATCATGGCGAAGTATTCTACAGTTGTCCTGTTGGAAAACATGAAGGGAAGAAGAGAGGCTGTGGATATTTCAAGTGGGAGCATGTACTTCTAAAGGAAAAATCCACTAATGCTATTTCTACTCTTTCCCCCACTGCAGCTGGTTTAACATCTCCTGGAATAAACTCAGATTCTTCAGGAAATTCTCACAGGAAATATCCGGGTCTCAGACCTTCTATGAGAACTTGA